In Leptospira ellinghausenii, the following proteins share a genomic window:
- a CDS encoding type 1 glutamine amidotransferase codes for MRAVIIRFIDCEGPGILEPLLRQKGYRISYHNAYDSRVHLMPEIHLNFDLIVMLGGPQSVADPDKQEFFKPYYEIVENVVALPNKKLIGVCLGSQIIARALGANVRPGTKGPETGFSELQLLKPEHPIFSGIQKESIMAFHLHEDIFDIPVGADHLLASEFYANQMFSYKNKVFAFQTHLEPTLGMLRVWQNVHKEFISKGSGDFSNIDLKQKIMEEDAKIIFSNIINL; via the coding sequence ATGAGAGCTGTCATTATCAGATTCATTGATTGTGAAGGTCCTGGAATTTTAGAACCACTTTTACGACAAAAAGGATACCGAATTAGTTATCATAATGCTTATGATTCTCGTGTACATTTGATGCCAGAGATTCATTTGAATTTTGATTTGATTGTCATGTTAGGTGGTCCACAGTCAGTTGCCGATCCTGATAAACAGGAATTTTTTAAACCTTACTACGAAATTGTTGAAAATGTAGTCGCTTTACCCAATAAAAAATTAATTGGAGTTTGTTTGGGGTCTCAAATCATAGCACGAGCGTTAGGTGCAAATGTTAGGCCAGGAACAAAAGGCCCTGAGACTGGTTTTTCTGAGCTTCAACTTTTAAAACCAGAACATCCTATCTTTTCTGGAATTCAAAAAGAATCCATTATGGCATTTCATTTACATGAAGACATCTTTGATATTCCTGTAGGTGCCGATCATTTGCTTGCTAGTGAATTTTATGCAAACCAAATGTTTTCATACAAAAACAAAGTTTTCGCTTTCCAAACACATTTAGAGCCCACGTTGGGAATGTTACGGGTTTGGCAAAATGTCCATAAGGAGTTTATCTCCAAGGGCAGTGGAGATTTTTCTAACATCGATTTGAAACAGAAAATCATGGAAGAAGATGCCAAAATCATATTTAGCAATATTATAAATTTATAA
- a CDS encoding TlpA family protein disulfide reductase gives MKTALSLLISLCLITCAPAKSSYFGETSFVGVTADGEEITFANLAKDQIAMNVYSPDCVPCWKEIPALNLLYAEIQNKFPTKAIYMVVDPYQIVPDVTDELPFGQVYQLAKERMKVEIKNRNIQIPIIFMKKPFRVKEGGLVTGTPETLLFETKPLRLYYNFLGSISELTTKETIEKDPKFNFFRYQFGMESI, from the coding sequence ATGAAGACCGCCCTCAGCTTATTGATTAGTTTATGTCTCATTACTTGCGCACCTGCGAAATCCTCCTACTTCGGAGAAACTTCGTTTGTTGGTGTGACCGCGGATGGGGAAGAAATCACCTTTGCAAACTTGGCAAAAGACCAAATTGCAATGAATGTGTATTCTCCAGACTGTGTGCCATGTTGGAAAGAAATTCCCGCATTGAATTTATTATACGCCGAGATCCAAAACAAATTCCCAACGAAAGCAATTTATATGGTCGTTGATCCATACCAAATTGTTCCTGATGTCACCGACGAACTTCCGTTTGGCCAAGTTTACCAATTGGCAAAAGAAAGAATGAAGGTTGAAATCAAAAATCGTAATATCCAAATCCCTATCATCTTTATGAAGAAACCTTTTCGAGTAAAGGAAGGTGGGCTTGTGACAGGAACACCCGAAACACTACTTTTCGAAACAAAACCATTGCGATTGTATTATAACTTCTTAGGTTCAATCTCGGAACTAACAACAAAAGAAACAATTGAGAAAGATCCTAAATTCAATTTCTTTCGTTACCAATTTGGAATGGAATCAATATGA
- a CDS encoding DNA primase has product MSQSQKEDFDIVSLIELCREKKYETCVAGFSAIDKIEKITLPKKLKNRKLTVQALYALTNDLVQWKYLSSEEKALLQAEKDKLAGVTSTAGTSFAPHAEEDIEEDFIPEEEAKKPEFEDGYEDEFGDDTEEEEEDDDDDDFDDDSDDEEDSDEEEED; this is encoded by the coding sequence ATGAGCCAATCACAGAAAGAAGACTTCGATATCGTATCCTTAATAGAACTTTGCCGGGAAAAAAAATACGAAACATGTGTGGCCGGTTTCAGCGCGATCGACAAAATCGAAAAAATCACTCTTCCTAAAAAATTAAAAAATCGTAAACTCACTGTCCAAGCACTCTATGCTCTCACAAACGACTTAGTGCAATGGAAATACCTTTCTTCCGAAGAAAAAGCTCTCCTCCAAGCAGAAAAAGACAAACTTGCAGGTGTCACTTCCACTGCGGGAACATCATTTGCTCCTCATGCAGAAGAAGACATCGAAGAAGATTTTATCCCTGAAGAAGAAGCTAAAAAACCAGAATTTGAAGATGGTTATGAAGATGAATTCGGTGATGATACGGAAGAGGAAGAAGAGGATGATGACGATGATGATTTCGACGACGACTCTGATGACGAAGAGGATTCAGATGAGGAAGAAGAGGATTAG